In a single window of the Caldicoprobacter guelmensis genome:
- a CDS encoding ABC transporter substrate-binding protein: MKKFIALLLCVLMMVSIVLLSGCGEKKSSTPSDDTKSNENTNEGNIGKEQTGNSTSNQNVEIRAAWWGDTKRHELYNQIIDRFEAANPGIKVVREPVSWVDYWDKLTVQSASGEAPDFMGMHPQFASDYVGRGVIEPLDKYVKDGVIDLSNFSEAAINSGKVNGTIYMVSMGLTAASMFVNATFLKDLGIQVPNFDWTWDDFKSLGLEVRKALDAKGQKDRWFAGDGSGAYQFFRYWARQRGGDLYTAEGDLGYDEEDLVTWFKMWNELRESGVVPDAATTTEYAKATLEDSLFAKKKIAATSVPANQYKLYCNAVPDSEIIIVRHPAMKDGQIGEYIEGAHFAISAKTTPEKKVAAAKLLNFWVNSESSMEIYKLDQGVPANTKMAEFIIPLLDDKDKVIVEYVNKVSKIARPTTFPPAGASEIDALFQTIAESVRFNQKTPEAAAAELVAEAKKILASKKQ; the protein is encoded by the coding sequence ATGAAAAAGTTTATTGCGCTGCTATTATGTGTGTTGATGATGGTATCTATTGTGTTGCTAAGCGGTTGTGGGGAAAAGAAGTCTAGTACACCCTCTGACGACACAAAGTCAAATGAAAATACTAATGAAGGAAATATCGGTAAAGAACAAACAGGCAATTCTACTTCCAACCAAAATGTAGAAATACGTGCTGCTTGGTGGGGAGATACGAAACGACATGAGTTGTATAACCAAATTATTGATCGGTTTGAAGCAGCAAATCCTGGTATAAAAGTTGTAAGAGAGCCTGTTAGCTGGGTAGATTATTGGGATAAATTGACGGTACAGAGTGCCAGTGGTGAAGCTCCTGATTTTATGGGAATGCATCCTCAATTTGCTAGCGATTATGTGGGGAGGGGAGTGATTGAACCATTAGATAAGTATGTTAAAGATGGTGTTATCGATTTAAGCAATTTCTCAGAAGCGGCTATAAATAGTGGTAAAGTTAACGGTACTATTTATATGGTTTCAATGGGATTGACTGCAGCCTCGATGTTCGTTAATGCCACTTTCTTGAAGGATTTGGGCATACAAGTACCTAACTTCGATTGGACCTGGGATGATTTTAAGTCCTTAGGACTTGAAGTTAGAAAAGCCCTAGATGCTAAAGGTCAAAAAGACAGATGGTTTGCTGGTGATGGTTCTGGTGCGTATCAGTTCTTCCGTTATTGGGCACGTCAAAGGGGAGGAGATTTGTATACTGCAGAAGGTGATTTAGGTTATGACGAAGAAGATTTGGTGACGTGGTTTAAAATGTGGAATGAGTTAAGAGAAAGTGGCGTGGTGCCAGATGCTGCTACCACTACTGAATATGCAAAAGCTACTCTTGAGGATAGCTTGTTTGCAAAGAAGAAAATTGCAGCTACTAGTGTTCCCGCGAATCAATATAAGCTATATTGCAATGCTGTACCAGACTCTGAAATAATAATTGTTCGACATCCTGCAATGAAAGATGGGCAAATCGGAGAGTATATAGAAGGCGCACACTTTGCCATTTCCGCCAAAACTACCCCCGAAAAGAAGGTGGCTGCAGCAAAACTGCTCAATTTCTGGGTAAATTCGGAATCTTCGATGGAGATTTACAAATTGGATCAGGGTGTTCCAGCAAATACCAAGATGGCCGAATTCATAATACCGCTGTTAGATGATAAAGACAAGGTCATTGTAGAGTATGTTAATAAGGTTTCAAAGATTGCTAGACCCACTACTTTTCCGCCTGCTGGCGCTTCTGAAATTGATGCATTATTCCAGACTATTGCTGAAAGCGTGAGGTTTAACCAAAAAACGCCCGAAGCAGCTGCTGCTGAGTTAGTTGCTGAGGCTAAAAAAATACTTGCATCGAAAAAACAGTAA
- the zwf gene encoding glucose-6-phosphate dehydrogenase — translation MNCLLVIFGGTGDLAHRKLYPAVYNLFVSGQLPQRFAVVSVGRREKTDEEFRQDAIEAIKRFSRPNSGTDEDLIAVVSRFYYHKLDITDTNGYMSLKEFLIKLDKLYGTQGNRLYYLAVAPEHFKVIVHNLKAADMVINDGLSWQRLVIEKPFGSDLNSAMALNNVITGVFSEKHIYRIDHYLGKEMLQNIMAIRFANALFEPLWNNKYIDHIQIISSETVGVENRGPYYEKAGALRDMIQNHMLQLLMLIAMEPPAKLDTESIRDEKVKVLKSLSEMTPAKVYRDVVRGQYGRGYIDGKPVVGYREESRVSPFSNTETFVAMKVEVENFRWGGVPFYLLTGKRLPERFTEVVIQFISLPEVLYFKELKGLKPNTLLIRIQPREGVELYFNAKKPGVKNEIIQVGMDFCQNCAVDAISPDAYERLLLDAMKGDSALFTRWDEVEYAWRFVDNIAKVWAEEEPDFPNYPAGTWGPPAAKELIERDGRRWRMME, via the coding sequence ATGAATTGTTTGCTGGTCATATTTGGTGGTACAGGTGATTTGGCTCATCGGAAGCTTTATCCAGCTGTTTATAATTTGTTTGTATCGGGACAGTTGCCCCAGCGTTTTGCCGTGGTTTCGGTGGGGCGCAGGGAGAAAACCGATGAGGAGTTCAGGCAAGATGCTATTGAGGCCATAAAGAGGTTTTCAAGGCCCAACAGTGGCACGGATGAAGATTTAATTGCCGTTGTATCCAGGTTTTATTACCATAAACTGGATATAACGGATACTAATGGATATATGAGTTTAAAAGAGTTTTTGATTAAGCTGGATAAACTTTATGGAACCCAGGGCAACAGGTTGTATTATCTGGCAGTGGCGCCTGAACATTTTAAAGTGATAGTTCACAACCTCAAAGCTGCCGATATGGTGATAAATGATGGGTTGAGCTGGCAGCGGCTGGTCATAGAGAAGCCTTTTGGAAGCGATTTAAACTCTGCAATGGCTTTGAACAATGTCATAACAGGCGTATTTAGTGAAAAACATATATACAGGATAGACCATTATTTGGGTAAAGAAATGCTTCAGAACATTATGGCCATACGCTTTGCCAATGCCTTGTTTGAGCCGTTGTGGAATAATAAATATATAGACCACATACAAATTATATCCAGCGAGACAGTGGGTGTTGAGAATAGAGGACCTTATTATGAAAAAGCAGGAGCACTGAGGGATATGATACAAAATCACATGCTCCAGCTTTTGATGCTGATTGCCATGGAACCTCCTGCAAAGCTGGATACTGAATCCATAAGGGATGAAAAAGTCAAGGTGCTAAAATCGTTGTCGGAGATGACTCCTGCAAAGGTGTATCGAGATGTGGTGAGAGGGCAGTACGGCAGAGGTTATATAGACGGGAAACCTGTTGTAGGTTATAGAGAGGAGAGCAGGGTGTCGCCTTTTTCCAATACCGAAACTTTTGTGGCCATGAAGGTTGAGGTTGAGAATTTCAGATGGGGTGGTGTGCCATTTTACCTGCTGACCGGCAAGAGATTGCCAGAGAGATTTACAGAGGTAGTAATACAGTTTATATCACTGCCCGAAGTACTCTATTTTAAAGAGCTGAAGGGGCTTAAACCCAACACCCTTTTAATACGCATTCAACCTCGTGAAGGAGTTGAACTGTATTTTAACGCTAAAAAACCTGGAGTTAAAAACGAGATAATACAGGTAGGAATGGATTTCTGCCAGAACTGTGCTGTCGATGCTATCTCCCCTGATGCATATGAGCGGCTTTTGTTGGATGCCATGAAAGGTGATTCTGCGCTTTTTACGCGTTGGGATGAGGTGGAATATGCCTGGCGGTTTGTGGATAATATTGCAAAAGTGTGGGCAGAGGAAGAGCCTGATTTTCCAAACTATCCGGCTGGGACATGGGGCCCTCCTGCAGCTAAGGAGCTGATAGAAAGGGATGGGAGAAGGTGGAGGATGATGGAATAG
- a CDS encoding TIM-barrel domain-containing protein, whose product MEFWGGSIRNSKKYLFLQKSYIFYMMQQMILVHKKDTPPMRPLFYDFPNDETGWDIEDEFMFETDKFIYQKEHNERRLGQQNCTMVGNIWSMKHHWIQYHCYCLLKVVSLKGNF is encoded by the coding sequence ATGGAGTTTTGGGGAGGAAGCATACGAAATTCTAAAAAATATTTGTTCTTACAAAAAAGCTACATCTTTTATATGATGCAACAGATGATATTGGTACATAAAAAGGATACACCTCCGATGAGACCGCTGTTTTACGACTTTCCGAATGATGAAACTGGCTGGGACATTGAAGATGAGTTTATGTTTGAGACAGATAAATTTATTTACCAAAAGGAGCACAATGAAAGGAGGTTAGGGCAGCAAAATTGTACAATGGTGGGTAATATATGGAGTATGAAGCACCACTGGATACAATACCATTGTTATTGCCTATTGAAGGTTGTAAGTTTGAAAGGGAACTTTTAA
- a CDS encoding LacI family DNA-binding transcriptional regulator has product MADVTIKDVAKRAGVSIATVSRVINNNYYVSPEIKEKVLRAIEELNYYPNSVARSLKNDSTTHTIGFVVSDISNNYFTIMAKAVEEVVHKEGYSLIVCSTNDIKRRELVYLKLLVSKKVDGLILNTTGENDDFIAKLSDRLPIVLVNRRIYNQDFKGDFIDSDNIEGAYKLVTYLLSMGHRRIGVINGTLSVSTGKERFKGFERAMSEIGVCVDENYPYRYDGDFTIESGYQGAAKMVSMPEKPSAIVVMNNVMAIGALKYFRANNIRVPEDVSIVAYGNIDNSDLLYVQPTIVTLDPWSIGNKAGEMILERIRNKKIGSREVIFVPQLIEGNSVKKV; this is encoded by the coding sequence ATGGCTGATGTTACTATAAAGGATGTTGCTAAGCGAGCAGGGGTTTCTATAGCTACAGTTTCACGGGTAATAAATAATAATTATTATGTGAGTCCGGAGATCAAAGAAAAGGTTCTACGGGCTATAGAAGAGTTAAATTATTATCCAAATTCTGTAGCTAGAAGTTTAAAAAATGACTCAACAACTCATACCATAGGCTTTGTAGTATCCGATATCTCCAATAATTATTTTACCATTATGGCAAAGGCGGTAGAAGAAGTTGTACATAAAGAGGGTTACAGTCTTATAGTATGTAGTACCAATGATATAAAGAGAAGGGAACTTGTATATCTTAAACTATTAGTAAGTAAAAAAGTAGATGGGTTAATTCTTAACACGACAGGAGAAAATGATGATTTTATAGCGAAGTTGAGTGACAGATTACCCATAGTATTAGTTAATAGAAGAATATACAATCAAGATTTCAAAGGAGATTTTATAGATAGCGATAACATAGAAGGTGCATATAAATTGGTGACTTATCTGTTATCTATGGGGCACAGAAGGATTGGAGTTATAAATGGTACACTAAGCGTTAGTACTGGTAAGGAAAGATTTAAAGGATTTGAAAGGGCAATGTCGGAAATTGGAGTATGTGTGGATGAAAATTATCCTTATAGATATGATGGAGATTTTACGATAGAATCTGGTTATCAAGGGGCGGCTAAGATGGTTAGCATGCCCGAAAAGCCCTCAGCAATAGTAGTAATGAACAATGTTATGGCTATAGGGGCTTTGAAATATTTTAGAGCTAACAATATAAGGGTGCCAGAGGATGTATCTATCGTAGCTTATGGCAATATCGATAATTCGGATTTATTATACGTACAACCCACTATAGTTACATTGGATCCTTGGTCCATAGGCAATAAAGCAGGAGAAATGATTTTGGAACGTATAAGAAATAAAAAGATTGGAAGTAGGGAAGTTATATTTGTGCCTCAACTTATAGAAGGGAATAGCGTCAAAAAGGTATAA
- a CDS encoding aspartyl-phosphate phosphatase Spo0E family protein, with protein MELITEINTLRQELHNVISKNPKLCSESVVKHSQKLDKLLELYYSQMFNTLKKGGSKE; from the coding sequence ATGGAATTGATAACAGAAATAAATACGTTGCGCCAAGAACTTCACAATGTAATATCAAAAAACCCAAAGCTGTGTAGCGAATCGGTAGTCAAACACAGCCAAAAGCTGGACAAGTTGCTAGAGCTTTACTATTCCCAAATGTTCAACACACTAAAAAAAGGAGGTTCAAAAGAGTAA